AGAGCCCAAATGCTCCACGCACTGACGTATTAGGCAAATCTTTGGGCTGCCACGCAAAACCAATGCGAGGCTCAAACACGCTGTACTTGCTTGCATAGATTCCAGAAGTCACGCCGTGATCTCCAGGAAATACCAGGCCTTGAGGGGCATTCGGAAAACGCAGGCTTTGTTCTCCTGGAATGTAAGCCGCGGCGCGGCCATTCACAATCGCCGGAGCGAGATCCGGCTCCCAGCGAAGGCCCGCGTCAATGGTCAGATTCGGGAGCACCTGATACTCATCCTGAACGAATGCAGTACCTTGATATTGGTGCTCCGCCCCGTAGTCGCCCGCGCCCTGTGCAAAGTAGCTGGCGTCTCCAAGAACCAGGTCGGCAAGCCCTACACCGGTGGCCGCACCGTAGAACTCCATCTGTGGTACCGCTTCCCAGGGAGAGACCGTCGCGTCGTAATTGCGCTGAATGGTGCCGCCCATGGCCAGCGTGTGCTTGCCAATCGTAGTGATGAGTTTGTCATCAAGGCCGCGGCTGGAGCGCGGGTTGGACCCGCTCGACTGATAGATATACTCCCCGCTTCCGCCGACTCCAGAAATGTAAAGCCCCTGAAGGTCGCACTCGCCAGGCAGACCCACCAGTCCTTTCGCGAACTGGCTCAGGCACGTATTCATGGTAGGAGTTTGCCTTTGCTCTTCGTTCATCTCATAGACATTCGCAATGTTGATAGTCGAGGGGTTGAGTGTCCAGGTGTCCGAGACGATGGCATCGATATAGTGGATCTGATCGCCGGTATAAGAAGTGATCAGGTTACCGTTTTCCGCGTTTCCAGGCACCGAGTAGAAGTTGCTGTACCACCGCGCAAACATTCGATTGGACGGCGTGATGTTGTAATCCAGCCTGCCGGTGAACTCGTCATACTTGTCTGAAGTGCTCGGCTCTGGAATGTAGAAGGCACCGTTGGTGGATGGGGAGACCGGGAACAGTTTGGCCAGCTTTAACGCATCCTGATTGATGCGGTCTTGCGGAATGATATTTCCCGGAAACGGATTCCCTGTTGTTGGATCATAGATTGGCGTATTCGGCAGAAGCGCGCTGAAGTCGCCTGTAAGCATCGCGGGCGTGAACGACGCCGCAAAAGACGGCGTGGCGGATGCCACCTCGCGAGTGCCCTGATAGTTGAAGAAGAAAAAGAGCTTGTTGTGTAGAATCGGTCCCCCGATGGACCCTCCAAACTGATTTCTCTTGAGCGTGTTCACCACCCCGGTAAAGTAATCGGCGGCATTGAAATCCTGGTTGCGGATGAATTCAAAAAGGTCTCCGTGGAATTTATTCGCGCCTGATCTTGTTTGAATCAGAACAACACCGCCTGCGGAAAATCCATACTGGGCGCTGAAATTGTTCGTCACCGCAGTGAATTCCTGCGTTGCGTCAGGATTCGGGAAGGGCCCGGCCAACCCCATATAAACATCATTGTTCGGCGCGCCATCCAGCATGTAATAAGTGCTGCCTTGTTTCCCTCCGTTGGTCGAGGCGGCCTGCGCTGTAGGAAGCACGGTGAGTCCCTGCCGGAAACCTGCCGCTGTATTCAGCACATTGATGGTCCCTGGGGATAGCTGCACAAGGCTGCCGGGGTCGCGGCCATTCAATGGGAGTGCCTGTATCGAGGTGGAAGATATCGTCTGGCTGATCTCCGGAGTCGTGGTGTTGATCAGTTCTGCGTTAGCATTCACCGAAACCGTTTGCGTGACGGTGCCAGTCACGAGACGCACATTCGCGGTCGCGGACTCTCCAATGGCCAACTGTATGCCGGATTGCTCGTACGTCTTGAAGCCCGAGCCATTTACCACAAGACGATAGTTCCCCGGAGGTATGGCAGGCAGAACATAGCCGCCGCTGCTGTTTGACTTCGTCTCTAGCTTCAGGCCTGTATTGACGTTGACAATGCTGACTGCGGCATTGGGAATAGCGGCTCTGGTTTGGTCTGTGACCTCACCTCGAAGACTTGCGCCCGTCGCCTGGCCAAAAGCGCTGCATGACATGACAATCAGGATGCCTAGCAATAACTGACAGATTCTGATTCTTCTCATTTGGGATTCCTCTCTAAGCTTTTCGCTTTGTTAGCGTGCCGCCACTGCTCCATAACCATCAGGAGCAGTTGGATCGGGTGAAATGCCTTGCCAGACAGATTTGCGTTCCTGCTCTGGCCTGCATCGAAATTGTGAGCGTTGCCGTGACGCCGTCGAGCCGGCAGATTCGCGACAACCCAACTGCAACAGGCTTTCGCCCAGCGGGGGACCAATCTTCGTGAAAACGTTTGCTCAGTGAACTGCCTTTCAAGTGCGCCCGGGAAATTCGGACCGCGTGCGCACACAGAACCGCGAGAGAACCAGAAACAATCGCGGCATATTGTCCGTTTCGTTGATCGATAAAGTAAACGTTAACTATTCGCAGCCACAACTATAACGAAGCGAGAGGAACGAATGTCAAGAAGAAAACGCACCTCATGGTGGTGGAGAAGATTGCTTCACCGACGCAAGTTTCCCCACTGAGAAGCACAATCATTTCCAGCCATGCCGACTGGAGCTCAGCAATGCACGCCGTCCGAAGCCCGCAGGGAGTTCTCTCCAGGCGCGACCGGCTCCACATGCACCGCAGCTTTGCTCCTAATGCGATTCGTCAGTGACCTCGATGGCAGAGACTGTGGCATTATTCACAATTGCTTGAAAGGTGATGTTGAGCTTCCCCTGCGGGCTCGCTTTCAAACCGTGAAAGGTTTCAGACAGAGCGTGGAAGCTGCCGGCTTGCTTGTAGATATCAAAATTGTTCAAAAGAATCTGCCCGTTGCAGAGTACGCGAAAAACGCGGCTTCCTACGCCTCCGCCACCCGGGGCATTCTGCCCGAAGTAGCGCTCTGCAAAATGAAGAGTCAGCGTATAGCTGTCGCCCGGAACAACCGGAATAGCATAAGAAAAATTCCCGTAGCGCTCGCCCGAATAGAGGTCGGGATCCTCAGTGCCAGTTACATCGTCACTCTTCGCGGAGACGTAGCCTCCTAGGTAGTAGTTATCCGGGCTCCACAAATTGCCATCATGATCGGTGTAGGAGTTTGGCTGCGCGACGATACGTATCGGCAACTGTTTATGAGCGAGACCAGGCAGAATCGAGATAGCATTCAATTCCGCCGTCCCGGTCAACGTGGCAAAGCTGAGATGAAGCATCCCATCGCTACCGGGGCTGATATCGCGAAAGATGCGTTCATCAGCGGTATTGAGCGCGCCCGCATCCCCGTAAATGTCAAATCCTGAAAGCAGAGGGTGCCCGTTGGCCGTGACGGAAAACGTGGAGGGGGAGGTCGCTCGCGAACGAACGTCGAGAAAATACAGATGAAGCTCATACACTCCCGGCTTGAGAGGAATCTCGTAGGAAAAATCTCCATTGCGCCAATGCTCAAAAAGCAAAGGGTCACTGGTACGCAACACGGAGTCAGCCGGTCCGGTCCAATTGCCTCCATTATGAGCGTAAGTGTCTGGCTGCCAGAGCATACCAGCCGCGTCTACTTGGGGCTTGCCATAATCCCCCGCGAGAATATGCAAAGGAAGCTGAGCAAACGGCCCAGTCACGACAATAGGTGGCACAGTAGCGGCCGACGTGGACAGGGACTTCGCAGGTTCGCTTTGCCGGTGGCGGTACTCGATTCTCCCGATCAGCGCGGCCATCAACAAAGCAGCGCAGGCGGCAGCCACATAGGCCCATCGGCGCCTCTTTGGCGGCGGTGACACAGCCACTTCCAGCTGCGGCTCCACAGGACAACCAGTATCAATATGCCGATGGATAAAGGCCGGAACATAAGAGCCTGCCGGCAGCGAGACCTGAACGGGATGGTCCTTGCCTTCGCCCTCGTAGTACTCCTTTAGCTTCTTTCGCAGCCGGTGTGCCTCGACGCGCACGATTGCATCTTCTCCGGGATTGAAGGTGGACTTGGAACGCCCGAAGACCTCCGTGGCAATGTCGTACTCGTGCAGCTTCTGCGTCTGCCCTTCGAAATACTTTTCCCCTATATAGGTAAACAACCGCAGCAGGCGCGAAGAGTTCGAGAGCGCCACGCCGACGGCTTTGAACTCACGCCACTCGTCTTCCCGTGCGTGGGGAATCCCCTCTGCTTCAACCGCTGCTCTTTCGATGGACAACATTGTCTTTCTCTCTGGGCACCGATCATAGCCATATCATGCAAGCAGTTGCAACAGCGTTTTTTACGTTACCTTTAACGCTACCTAAATCACTCGCAATCAACAGGATGCCTGTGTTTCAAAACAGCCTGTAACAGGCCGGTACTGGAATGTACCAAATAAACCTTTTGCCCTCTCCGCTTGCGCAATTAGGTTTTGCCCGAATTTCCTCAGCCTCGCCAGCGGTTGCTCATCCCACACCCGAAAGACGGCAATCCTTGAAGCTCCCCAGCTTCCAGGGAGGATGAGACGGAGAGACCGGGGAGATCAAAACGCAACAGGAAGAGTCTTCCGGCATCCACGGGCCACAATGTCGTGGCCCCAAGGATGGGGCAGTTCAAAGTTGGTGGATCTTTTGGAGGTAGAACTTGCGCATTTATAAAAATTTCTCTCAAGGCGTTGGCCGGATGCAGGCAATGAAAAAATTGCAGCCGCTCATTCTGGGTCTCGCGTTGCTGATTGCCTTCCCTGCCATCCTGATGGCTCAGACCACGGTGTCCATTTCGGGCACAGTGATGGACTCCACCGGAGCCGTCGTGCCTGGCGCCCGGGTGCTTGCGACCAACCAGCAAAACGGCTCCCATTGGCGAATCGCGAGCAATGGGGAAGGTTTTTTCTCCTTCTCGGCGCTGCCGCCAGCCAGCTACTCATTGCGCATCAGTCATCAGGGCTTTGAGAACTGGACGGTCAGCGGCATTGTTGCGCATCCCGGAGACAGCCTCACCGTGCCGCATATTGTGCTCAAGGTAGGCGCGGCGAGCACCACGGTAGTGGTTTCGGCCCAGTCGGCCGGAGTCACTCTGAACTCAGGCGCGCACAGCACTCTGATCACGTCCTCGCAAATCAAGCGGCTCTCGACCATCAGCCGTGATGTGAGCGAACTGGTCAGCATTCTGCCTGGTTTCACTCTCAACGCCGGCACAGGGCTGGGCAACACCGGCCCCGGCGGACTCTACGGCTATCAGACGACCAGCCCCGGCAGCGGCCAACTGAGTGCGTTCGGTGCGCTCGGCTCCGCGCCTCAAACTGCAGGAGTCAGTGTGTCTTCCGATGGTGCGCAGTTTGTCGATCCCGGAGTCATGGCCGGCCAAATGGGCAACATCAACGTCTCTCAAGTAAAAGAAGTCAAGGTGACCACGGCGGACTTCAGCGCGGCCGAGTCAAAGGGCCCAGTTGTGATTGACGCCGTGGGCAAATCGGGCGGTATCAAATTCCACGGCAGCCTCTACACCTATGTGAAGAACACCGCCCTCAACTCTAATGACTGGCTGTCCAATTACTACGGGAGCCCACGGCCTCAGTTCAAATACTTCTATCCCGGCGGAACCATCGGCGGCCCCATCATTCTTCCCTTCACGCACTTTAACCGAAAAAAGAAAAAGCTCGTCTTCTGGCTTGGATATGAGTACTACGATCAGCACCAGCCTGCAGGCCTGCTCACTGACTTTATCCCGAACGCATCCATGCTGCAGGGAGATCTGAGCAGAGACAATATTGCCCGTGCGTTGAATGTCTCATCTGCGGCCCTGGCGGCCGGCTGCCCACAGGACTACTCGCAGACATCGCTCTTCACGAATGTCGGCGGCTTTTGCTACACCCCGGCCACTGCCACGGATGAGAATGGCAACACAGTGAACAACGGTATGATTCCGGCACAAGACATCAACGCCGGTTCTCATGCGCTCGCCAGTTACTGGCCCCAGGCCAACCGCACTCCACAGCCCGTCTATGCAGGCAACACAGAAACCGAGGCGACCGACGGCGTCAACTATGCAAAGAACGTGGAAGAGTCAAGCAATGGATTTCAACTGCACACCCGCATCGATGACAGCATCAGCGACTCTCTCAAATTCTATGTGATTTATGGTCTTGAGAAAGTCAACGTCGAATCTCCGCTACAGAATATCTATTACAACCCGCCGGGCACCATCCCATACCCCTCGCCATTCTTCTCCAATGGCCGCACTGACAACATGACGATTGATATGACAAAGGTCATCAACTCGTCACTGACCAATGACTTCACGGCTGCCGGCGTCTACTACTACCAGCCCGAGCAGTTTTCTGATCCAGCGAAAACACAGACCACGGGCAACGCCTGGGGCAAAGCCGGCTATGGCGGAGGCTATTTGCACCTGAATGAGTCACAATTGCCGCAGATCTCAAACTGGGATTCCGGAGTTCCATCGCTGGCGTTCGGGTATGTACCACCGCCGCCGAATTCGCAATATTTGCGCAAGTTTGACTGGACCATCAAAGACAATCTCACCAAGGTCCTCAAAAACCACACCATCAATATCGGCTTCTACATGGAGCAGACCGGCAATAGCGGACCGCAGCTCGGCAGCCAGCTGAACGGCAGCATGAACTTCAACCGCTATGCCTCCTGCTACATCGACCAGACCAGCACGACGGTAGACCCCAGCTCCGGCCAGATCGTCACGCCACCCACAGCCAGCATGTACAACTCCATCGGCAACTTCCTGATCGGATGCCCGTCTGGCTACACGCAGGCAGCGAGCGATCCCATTCAGAACCAGCGTTACCTGGAGTACGACGGATTTGCCACCGATCAATGGAAGGTCAACGCGAAGCTCACACTGACCTTTGGCATGCGCTTTGATCATCTCGAGCCCTGGAGTGATCCGCACGGCATCGGCATGGCCGTATGGGAGCCTCAACAACTCGGAGTGGGGCAGCACGTGCTTTATCCTGACACGGCCTCAAACCTGACGTGGCCCGGCATCACCTGGCACAAAAGAGACCCGAGCATTCCCAACGCAGGCTCCCCCACGCGCGCCGTCTTCTTCAACCCGCGTTTCGGCCTCGCCTATGACCTCTTCGGAAACGGTAAAACTGTTTTCCGCGGCGGATGGGGCACCTACTATTCGCAGGACTCCACCGCCGCGGCAGGTGGTGCCGAAGCCACAGCCATTGGTCTGCAGACATACATTGAGCCGCAAAATACAGGTGGACAAGGCTGCACCTTCAATCAACTTTTCCTTCGCTCCACCTATGTTCCTTGCGGCCAGTATGCCGTAACGCCTCCCGCATCTCTGCCGCCCTTCAGTATCGGCGCCATGGATCCGAAAGACGATGACATGCCGGTGACCTACAACTACAACCTGACGGTGGATCAGCGAGGACCATGGAACTCCACCTTTGAAATTGCCTACGTCGGCAACCAGAGCTATCACCTCGACACGCTCGGCGGCCTGCAGAACCAGAATGTGATTCCACTTGGTGCATTCTTCAAGCCTGATCCTGTCACGGGCCAGCTCAATCCGACCGACAACATTCCGAATGTCAATGACTATCGCCCCTATCCCAACTACACACAGGTCAACGTCATGACCCACCGGGACTGGTCGAACTACAACTCAATGCAGCTCTCATGGAACAAGCAGAGCGGCAGTTTCATCTATGGAGCGAATTACACGTGGTCTAAGACGCTCGGCGTGAGAGGCAATTACAATACCGGAGCCATTGCCGATCCTGTCGATCTAAAAAATGATTACGGAGTTGTTTCCTACAACCGCAATCAGGTGCTCAATGTGAACTACTCCTGGAAGGAGAGCGATCTCTACAAGGGCAACCGCGCATTGCGCGCGGCGCTGAACGGATGGGAGATCTCCGGCATCACCTCGATCCAGAGTGGGCCCGATCTTTCCGTCTCCACCGGAACGAATTACGGCATGAGCGGCTCGCTTGGCTACACCAGCGGCGGAAAATCCACCAGCGTCCCCTTCGGAGCGGCGGAGTGGCTCGGCAGCTCTGACTACACGCTGCAGCCCATTGTTACGTGCAATCCGGCACTGGGTCTCAAGAAGCACCAGTACGTCAACGGAACCTGCTTCTCACTGCCCGCCGAAGGAACGCAGGGCTGGTATAACCTGCCGGCCGTCTATGGACCGGCTTACTTCACCTCAGACCTTTCTTTGTTCAAGAACTTCAGTCTGGGTGGCGCCCGCACCATGCAGTTCAGGATTTCGGGATTCAACTTCCTGAACCACCCGCTCTACTCCTTCAACAGTGCCAGCCTCAATGATCTGAATCTGATTATTGGCGAATGCCCCGGTTGCAATCCCACGACAGCAGCCCAGGCTCTGCAGGACGCCACGATCAGCAACGCCAGCACCTTTGGTTACACCACCGCCAAAGATGGTGTCCGCATCGTCGAGATGGCTTTTGAGTACGACTTTTAACCCCCGCGCGGGAGCGGCAACGCTCCCGCATTTTTTCGCGCCACTGCTTCCGGCAATTTCACTCGATCTCACAAAGAAAAATAGGTCTGAGTCCACTCCAACTCACGCCCCACACACCGGCCACTTTCATACAGAAAGGAATATTGCTCCCCCATGTCCAGAACCACTTCGCATTCATCTCAGCAAAGTACGCGCAGACACTTTCTGCACATGCAATTGCTTGGCTCGATTCTTCTCTGTAGCCTGTTCGTCGCCGTGCCCGTGAAGGCGCAAACAACAGCCAGCGTAAGCATCAATGCTTATTCTGAAATGGGCAGCGTTCCGTCGCAAGGGTACGGCGTGGACTCCTCCGTTTACGACGGCTACATGACAAACCCCGGGCTGGGAACAGCGCTCAAGACCGGCGGCTTCAACGCCATTCGCTACCCCGGCGGCTCATATGCTGACATCTTCAACTTTCTCAGCGGCACCGATCAGTCGCTGAATAACGGCGGCTACTTCGCTCCGGGAGACACCTTCAACAACTGGATTTCAGATCTCATTCAGCCCTCCGGCGCAAAGGGGGTCATCACCGTGAACTATGGCTCCAACCAGAACAATGATGGACCGGCGCCACCCAGTGAAGCTGCCTCCTGGGTACAGTACGCCAACATCACCAACAACTACGGCATTCTCTACTGGGAGATCGGCAACGAGATATACGGCAACGGCTACTACACCAGCGGCAACTGGGAATACGATCTGCACGACCTGGATCAGACCACAGCGGACCGCGTGGGCAACCCAGCGCTTTCCCCCACCGCATACGGCACCAACGCCGCCGCCTTCATCAAAGCAATGAAAGCCGTCGATCCCAACATCAAGTGCGGCGTGTTTGTGAGCACTTCCCCATGGGTTCCCGGCTGGGATCAGGACGTGCTGACCGCCGTCTCCAACGCGCTCCAGGGCACAGGCTACACGCTGGACTTCGTAATCCTTCACTGGTATCCGAGCGGAACAGACGCGCAGGTGCTCGCCTCGCCTCCGACCATCAACTCACAGGTAGCCCAGGTTCGCGCTGATATTCAGAAGTACTACACCCTCGGCAACGCAAATCAGTTGCAGCTTCTCGTAACCGAGACGGCTGCAAACTCCAACGGCGGACTCTTCCCTTACCTCTTCACCACCGACGAATTCCTTACATGGTTTGAACAAAGCGCTTCCAATGTCGAATATCAGGAACTGAACAGCGGCGTATTTGAAAACTCATCGACCAACACGCCGATCGGTCCCTGGTATGGCGTTCAATTCGACTCGATGATCGCGCGCCCCGGCGACCGCATGGTCGCGGCCAGCTCTTCCAACTCGCTACTGCACGTGCATGCGGTACGCCGCTCAGACGGCCAGATGGGCGTGGTGCTCATCAACGATGATCCCAGCAACAGCACCACCGTCTCTGTGAATGTCTCTGGTGAAACGCTGGCCTCCAGCGGCACCAAATACACATTCGGCAATTCCAACTTCTCACCCGGTTCAGAGACGCCGAACTCCGGCATCTCATCAAGTTCCACGAGCGGCGTCGGCAACAACTTCAGCATTACAGTGCCGGCGTATTCCACCGTGGCGCTCGTCATTCCGCAGACCTCGACCAACACAGCTAACCTGATCGCCAACGGCAACTATGTCATCACCAACTACCAGACCGGACTTGCGCTCGACGATTATGCCTTCAGCAAAACCGCAGGAAGCTCGCTCGACATGTGGCCCGTCACTGGTGGCAGCAACCAGAGCTGGACGGTGACCAACCTTGGAAATAACTACATCTATCTGACCAGCGCTTACAGCGGACTGGCGATGGATGTTTACCAGGGATCGAACAGCCCCGGCGCAAAAATCGATCAATGGCCGTGGTCTAACACCTCCAACCAGATATGGAGAGTGGTGAGCATGGGCAATGGCAATTATGAACTGCTGAGCCAACGCAGCGGTCTTGCGCTGGGCATTCCCGCGGCCGCCACCGGCAGCGGTTCCAGTTCCCTGCTCAACGGCACAGGACTGGACCAGGAAACCATCACCGGTGCGGCGGGTCAGCTCTGGACGTTCAATAATTAAGTCAACGTATTTACCCCGGCGCAATGCACTCTCATTGCGCCGGGTCACACTCTACTGATCGCGCAGCGTCTTCATCGGATCAATCGCCATGGCGCGTCGCGCCGGCGTCACACAACTCACGAGTGCCACGGTAAGAAACAAGATTCCAATGCTCACGAAGGTCAATGGATCGTCGGGCGTGAGTCCGAAAATCATATGAGCCATTGCGTGAGTAGCAAACAGCGAAACTACAGCCCCTGCCATCAACCCGGCGGCCACAGGCTTCATGCCCTGGCTCAGCACCACGCGCAGAATATTCTCGCGTGTCGCGCCCAATGCAATGCGAATGCCGATCTCGCGCGAACGCCGCGCCACCGCCAGCGCCACTGTGCCGTTAACACCCACAATCGTGATGAAGAGCGCCACCAGCGCGAAGAGACTCAGCAACGTAGCCGTTACGCGCGGAGTACCGAGCTGTGCCGCGCGCATCTGCTCAAGCGTGCGCACCTGTGTCACCGGCTGCTGCGGATCAATCTGGTGAATCATCGCCGCAATCGTGTTAGCCATCAACAACGGTGAGCTACGTGTCTTCACTAGCAGATGCGCGTTTTGTATCGGATTCTGATCGAGCGGAACGTACACCGTAGCCGACGGAGCCTTGTTCAGCCCGTACTCGCGAACATCGCCGACCACCCCCACCACCCTCCACCAATCATGCGACTGCCCCGGCTGGATGCGCTGCCCAATGGCATTCTGATGAGGCCAATACTCGTGCGCCATGCGCGCATTCACCAGCACCACGTGCGGAGCCTTCGGGCCATCGATTTCAAGAAAGCTCCGCCCGGCCAGCAGTCGAATTCCGAGCACGCGAAAATAATCCGGGCTCGCCGTTTCAAAATCCACAACAGGCGCGGGAACACCGGCTCGCACCGGCTGCCCCGCGACGTGAACCGGACCGTTGATGGGAGACATGTTGGAGTTCAGCGGAGCCATCCAACTGATCGAAGCGCTCTCCACGCCGGGCATCGCTTCGGCTCGATCCAGAATCTGGTGAAAGAACTCCAGTTGGGCCGTCTGCTTCTTGTACTTCGTCCAGTTCAGGTCCAGTTGCATCGAGAGCACATGCGCCGGCCGGAACCCAGGATCCACTGAAAGCAGGTTGTAGAAGCTCCGCATCATAAGTCCCGCCGCGATCAGCAGCACAAATGAAAGCGCCACCTGCAGCGCCACCAGCACATTGCGGGCGCGTGTGCTTCCCTCACCGCCCGCTGCCCGCTCTCCACCATCATTCACTGCCGTGAGCGGAGTGCGATAAGCAAGGACCGCGGGCAGAATGGCAAACAGCAGTCCGGCCACCAGCGAACTGCACACGCCAAACAGCAGCACACGAAAATCCGGATGAATGCCTCCCGCGAGTGGCGTCATTCTCGCCGCCCACGTCTCCAGCAGACGCGAACCTCCGGCCGCAATCCCAAGCCCGATGCCAGCGCCTGCCAGAGCCACCAGAAGGCTTTCGGTCAGCACCTGCCGAATTACATCCCAACGGCCAGCTCCTGTCGCCAGCCGAATCGCCGTCTCCCGCGAGCGCCGCATCTGCCGTGACAGCGCCAGGCTCGCAAGGTTCACGCAGGCCAGCAGCAGCACCAGTCCTGAAGCGCACAACAGCGCAAAAAATGTTGGGCTCGCGGCGTGCGTCAGCTCCTGCTTGACGGGCGTCGCATGCGTGGCAAAATCTCGCGCATCCCTATACGACTTTGGCCATGCTTTCACCATGCGCCCCGCAATCAAGCTCAGTTCGGCATCTGCCTCGCGCAGGCTTACTCCCGGCTTCAGCCGGCCATATGCGGTGACCATGCGCGCGTCGCGATCCCGTATCGTCATCGGGTCCATGCGGTATGGGCACGAAGAAACCGGCATGTACACATCATTGGCATCGGGATAATCCGGCAGCGGGGGCAAGACCCCGATCACTGTATGGACGCGATCATTCATGGCAAAGGTGCGGCCAATCACGCTGCGGTCGCCGCCAAATTGTTTCTGCCAGAAGACGTAGCTCAGCACCAGCACCGGCGCGGCACTCCGCGTCTCATCGGCGGACGTAAACAGCCGTCCCAGCACTGGCTTGACCCCAAGCACATCAAAAAACTGCGATGAAACCACGCCCGTCACCACGCGCTGTGGCGTCTTTGTGCCCAGCAGCGTGAAGAGCATGGAGTGATACTCCGCAAATTTTGTAAAGACATGCTGCTGGCTGCGATAGTCCAGATAATCCTGCACCGAGAGTCCGATGTCCTGTTGGCCTGAATG
The DNA window shown above is from Acidobacterium capsulatum ATCC 51196 and carries:
- a CDS encoding RICIN domain-containing protein, with amino-acid sequence MQLLGSILLCSLFVAVPVKAQTTASVSINAYSEMGSVPSQGYGVDSSVYDGYMTNPGLGTALKTGGFNAIRYPGGSYADIFNFLSGTDQSLNNGGYFAPGDTFNNWISDLIQPSGAKGVITVNYGSNQNNDGPAPPSEAASWVQYANITNNYGILYWEIGNEIYGNGYYTSGNWEYDLHDLDQTTADRVGNPALSPTAYGTNAAAFIKAMKAVDPNIKCGVFVSTSPWVPGWDQDVLTAVSNALQGTGYTLDFVILHWYPSGTDAQVLASPPTINSQVAQVRADIQKYYTLGNANQLQLLVTETAANSNGGLFPYLFTTDEFLTWFEQSASNVEYQELNSGVFENSSTNTPIGPWYGVQFDSMIARPGDRMVAASSSNSLLHVHAVRRSDGQMGVVLINDDPSNSTTVSVNVSGETLASSGTKYTFGNSNFSPGSETPNSGISSSSTSGVGNNFSITVPAYSTVALVIPQTSTNTANLIANGNYVITNYQTGLALDDYAFSKTAGSSLDMWPVTGGSNQSWTVTNLGNNYIYLTSAYSGLAMDVYQGSNSPGAKIDQWPWSNTSNQIWRVVSMGNGNYELLSQRSGLALGIPAAATGSGSSSLLNGTGLDQETITGAAGQLWTFNN
- a CDS encoding ABC transporter permease — protein: MSWRQLFRRRYWDAERMEEMESFLEHETQENLTRGMSPVEARRRAYVRFGNPQKVREEIWRMNSIEPLQRLMSDLRYALRSLLHNPGYTVLAILTLGLGIGANTAIFTVIDGVLLRPLPYAQQGRIVHVVQTEQHSGQQDIGLSVQDYLDYRSQQHVFTKFAEYHSMLFTLLGTKTPQRVVTGVVSSQFFDVLGVKPVLGRLFTSADETRSAAPVLVLSYVFWQKQFGGDRSVIGRTFAMNDRVHTVIGVLPPLPDYPDANDVYMPVSSCPYRMDPMTIRDRDARMVTAYGRLKPGVSLREADAELSLIAGRMVKAWPKSYRDARDFATHATPVKQELTHAASPTFFALLCASGLVLLLACVNLASLALSRQMRRSRETAIRLATGAGRWDVIRQVLTESLLVALAGAGIGLGIAAGGSRLLETWAARMTPLAGGIHPDFRVLLFGVCSSLVAGLLFAILPAVLAYRTPLTAVNDGGERAAGGEGSTRARNVLVALQVALSFVLLIAAGLMMRSFYNLLSVDPGFRPAHVLSMQLDLNWTKYKKQTAQLEFFHQILDRAEAMPGVESASISWMAPLNSNMSPINGPVHVAGQPVRAGVPAPVVDFETASPDYFRVLGIRLLAGRSFLEIDGPKAPHVVLVNARMAHEYWPHQNAIGQRIQPGQSHDWWRVVGVVGDVREYGLNKAPSATVYVPLDQNPIQNAHLLVKTRSSPLLMANTIAAMIHQIDPQQPVTQVRTLEQMRAAQLGTPRVTATLLSLFALVALFITIVGVNGTVALAVARRSREIGIRIALGATRENILRVVLSQGMKPVAAGLMAGAVVSLFATHAMAHMIFGLTPDDPLTFVSIGILFLTVALVSCVTPARRAMAIDPMKTLRDQ